Proteins encoded by one window of Pseudomonas coleopterorum:
- a CDS encoding PQQ-dependent sugar dehydrogenase codes for MLQKTLFASAFAGLALYGMAASAATVKTYQSELGQVTVTTVAEGLKYPWALAFLPDNKGMLVTEKPGDLRVVSAEGKISSPISGVPQVWAKNQGGLLDVVLSPDFKADRMVYLSYAEQGEDGKGGTAVGRGRLSEDLTHLENFTTIFRQEPKLSVGNHFGSRLVFDRDGYLFIALGENNERSTSQDLDKLQGKVVRIFPDGKVPKDNPFVGQKNVRPEIWSFGHRNQQGAALNPWTGTLWTHEHGAKGGDELNIIEKGANYGWPLYTHGINYSGEPIPEAKGKTGPGITDPYHVWEKSPAISGMAFYDNDKFKRWNHNLFIGGLASEDLIRLQFEDDKVVHEERLLGERGERIRDVRQGPDGYLYVLTDDDEGELLKIGLE; via the coding sequence ATGTTGCAGAAAACCCTGTTCGCCTCAGCCTTCGCCGGCCTTGCCCTGTATGGAATGGCCGCTTCGGCCGCCACGGTGAAAACCTATCAGAGCGAACTGGGCCAGGTGACGGTCACTACCGTTGCCGAAGGCCTCAAATACCCCTGGGCTCTGGCGTTCTTGCCGGACAACAAAGGCATGCTGGTGACCGAAAAACCAGGTGATCTGCGCGTGGTCAGCGCCGAAGGCAAGATTTCGTCGCCCATCAGCGGCGTGCCGCAGGTATGGGCGAAGAACCAGGGCGGGCTGCTCGACGTGGTGCTGTCGCCCGACTTCAAGGCTGACCGCATGGTTTATCTGTCGTATGCCGAGCAGGGTGAGGACGGCAAGGGGGGTACGGCAGTGGGGCGCGGCCGGTTGTCCGAGGACCTGACTCACCTGGAAAACTTCACCACGATCTTCCGTCAGGAGCCCAAGCTGTCGGTTGGCAACCATTTCGGTTCGCGGCTGGTGTTCGACCGCGACGGCTATCTGTTCATCGCCTTGGGTGAAAACAACGAGCGCTCGACTTCCCAGGATCTGGACAAGCTGCAGGGCAAGGTTGTGCGTATCTTCCCCGACGGCAAGGTGCCCAAGGACAACCCTTTCGTAGGGCAGAAAAACGTGCGCCCGGAAATCTGGTCGTTCGGCCACCGCAACCAGCAGGGGGCGGCCTTGAACCCGTGGACAGGCACCCTGTGGACACATGAGCACGGCGCCAAGGGTGGCGATGAGCTGAACATCATCGAGAAGGGGGCCAATTACGGCTGGCCGCTCTACACCCACGGCATCAACTATTCCGGCGAGCCGATTCCCGAAGCGAAAGGGAAAACCGGTCCGGGCATCACCGATCCCTACCATGTCTGGGAGAAGTCGCCGGCCATCAGCGGCATGGCGTTCTATGACAATGACAAGTTCAAGCGCTGGAATCACAACCTGTTCATCGGTGGGCTAGCGTCCGAAGACCTGATCCGCCTGCAGTTCGAAGACGACAAGGTGGTGCACGAAGAGCGTCTGCTGGGCGAGCGCGGCGAGCGTATCCGCGACGTGCGTCAGGGTCCCGACGGCTATCTCTACGTGCTGACCGATGACGACGAAGGGGAATTGCTGAAGATCGGCCTGGAATGA
- a CDS encoding GFA family protein → MQLHGSCHCGAVTFSLHSAHPYPYQRCYCSVCRKTQGGGGYAINLGGEAASLNVQGRSHITVYHARMPDEDGTGTHASTAERHFCHLCGSALWLFDPAWPELVHPFASAIDSELPVPPEHTHLLLDSKAGWVEVEAGRNDRQFQQYPDESLAQWHERLGLTQD, encoded by the coding sequence ATGCAATTGCACGGATCCTGTCACTGCGGTGCCGTCACCTTCAGCCTGCACAGCGCCCACCCTTATCCTTATCAGCGTTGCTACTGTTCGGTCTGCCGCAAGACCCAGGGCGGCGGTGGCTACGCAATCAACCTGGGGGGCGAGGCCGCGAGCCTCAATGTGCAGGGCCGCAGCCACATCACCGTCTACCACGCCCGGATGCCCGACGAAGACGGCACTGGCACTCACGCCAGCACCGCCGAACGGCATTTCTGTCATCTGTGCGGCAGTGCCTTGTGGCTGTTCGATCCGGCCTGGCCGGAGCTGGTGCATCCCTTTGCCAGCGCCATCGACAGCGAGTTGCCCGTGCCGCCGGAGCACACTCACTTGCTGCTGGACTCCAAGGCAGGGTGGGTTGAGGTGGAAGCCGGCAGGAATGACCGGCAATTCCAGCAGTATCCTGACGAATCGTTGGCTCAATGGCACGAGCGGCTCGGCTTGACTCAGGACTGA
- a CDS encoding MFS transporter — protein MSSSSTYATAAPGRREQFSTRIAFFIAGFAMAAWAPLVPLAKARAELSDGSLGLLLLGLGAGSILAMPLSGYLCARWGCRRVIVGAGVLICLMLPLLATAGTLPLLIGAVLLFGAGMGAIDCAMNIQAVLVEKASGRPMMSGFHGLFSVGGILGAGGMTALLALGLTPLLAVACVVAVTLLAVFKAAPHLLPYGNESDGPLFAMPRGIVLFLGALCFIVFLTEGAMLDWSAVFLVSERDMQPAYAGLGYAAFATAMTIGRLTGDRIVARFGGARVTLFGGLCAAAGLALSLAIPAWPAALLGYALIGAGCSNIVPVLFTAVGRQTTMPQSAAIPAMTSLGYAGILVGPAFIGFVAHGSSLSIALGVLIVLLLFVAASGRYLRN, from the coding sequence ATGTCGTCGAGCAGCACCTATGCCACCGCCGCACCTGGGCGGCGAGAGCAGTTTTCCACCCGTATCGCTTTCTTCATTGCCGGCTTCGCCATGGCTGCCTGGGCCCCGCTGGTGCCCTTGGCCAAGGCGCGGGCCGAACTCAGCGATGGCAGCCTGGGGTTGCTGTTGCTGGGCCTGGGGGCCGGTTCGATTCTGGCCATGCCGTTGTCCGGTTATCTGTGCGCCCGCTGGGGTTGCCGACGTGTCATCGTCGGTGCCGGCGTGCTGATCTGCCTGATGTTGCCCCTGCTGGCCACTGCCGGGACCCTGCCGCTGTTGATCGGTGCGGTGTTGCTGTTCGGCGCAGGGATGGGGGCCATCGACTGCGCCATGAATATCCAGGCAGTGCTGGTCGAGAAGGCCAGCGGCCGACCGATGATGTCGGGCTTCCATGGCCTGTTCAGCGTCGGTGGCATACTCGGGGCCGGCGGCATGACCGCACTGCTCGCGCTGGGCCTGACGCCGCTGCTGGCAGTGGCCTGTGTGGTGGCAGTGACCCTGCTGGCGGTATTCAAGGCCGCACCCCACCTGCTGCCCTACGGCAACGAAAGCGACGGCCCGTTGTTCGCCATGCCGCGCGGCATCGTGCTGTTTCTCGGTGCGCTGTGCTTCATCGTCTTTCTCACCGAGGGCGCGATGCTCGACTGGAGCGCAGTATTCCTGGTCTCCGAGCGGGACATGCAACCGGCCTATGCCGGACTTGGCTATGCGGCGTTCGCCACTGCCATGACCATCGGCCGTCTGACCGGCGACAGGATCGTCGCTCGCTTCGGTGGAGCGCGGGTCACCTTGTTCGGCGGGCTCTGCGCCGCTGCCGGACTGGCCCTGTCGCTCGCCATCCCGGCCTGGCCTGCGGCGTTGCTGGGTTATGCGCTGATCGGCGCCGGCTGCTCGAACATTGTCCCGGTGCTGTTCACCGCTGTCGGCCGGCAGACCACCATGCCGCAGAGCGCGGCCATCCCGGCCATGACCTCGCTGGGGTATGCGGGGATTCTGGTAGGGCCGGCGTTCATCGGCTTCGTCGCCCACGGCAGCAGCCTGTCGATCGCGCTGGGCGTGCTGATCGTGCTGCTGCTGTTCGTCGCCGCCAGCGGGCGCTACCTGCGAAACTGA